In Armatimonadota bacterium, the sequence CCTGCCCCCGCTCCTCCGCCTCGACGCCCGGGTAGGCGGCCGGCGTGTCCACCAGCGAGATCACCGGAAGGCGGTGCTTTTCGGCCAGCCGCATGATCCGCACCGCCTTGCGGTAGCCTTCCGGATTCGGCATTCCCCAGCGGCGCTCGATGTTCTCGCGGGTCTCCCTGCCCTTGTAGTGGCCGATCACCGCGCACGGCGTCCCGTCGAAACGCGCCAGCCCGCAGAACATGGCGGGATCGTCGGCGAACAGGCGGTCGCCATGCAGTTCGGTGACGTCGGTGAACAGGCCGGCCAGGTAGTCGGCCAGCTTCGGCCGCTGGGGGTGGCGCGCCGCCTGGACGATCTGCCAGGCCGTCGGGTCCCGCCAGACCGCCTCGCGGAGCTCGTTCGCGCGTTCGGTCAGCGCGGTGATCTGGGAGCGCAGATCAACCCCCTCGTCCCGCTGCACCCGGGTCAGGCGCGCGAGTTGCTCTTCGACCTCTTGCAGCCGTCGCTCGAGTTCGGTTCTACTGGGCGCCGGGTGAGCGGTCACCGTCGACCTCCGGTTGCTCGGGAAGGGTTTCGGGTGAGCACCCCAGCAACTGTAGCAGATCGGCGACGGCGTCCTTCAGCTCGGCACGCGGCACGATGCGGTCGATCATCCCGTGCTGCAGGAGGAACTCTGCCGTCTGGAACCCCTCCGGCAGCTTCTGGCGGATCGTCTGCTCGATTACCCTCGCGCCGGCGAACCCGATCAGGGCCCCGGGTTCGGCGATGTGGACGTCGCCCAGCATGGCGAACGACGCGCTG encodes:
- a CDS encoding acetyl-CoA carboxylase carboxyltransferase subunit alpha codes for the protein MTAHPAPSRTELERRLQEVEEQLARLTRVQRDEGVDLRSQITALTERANELREAVWRDPTAWQIVQAARHPQRPKLADYLAGLFTDVTELHGDRLFADDPAMFCGLARFDGTPCAVIGHYKGRETRENIERRWGMPNPEGYRKAVRIMRLAEKHRLPVISLVDTPAAYPGVEAEERGQAEAIARSIMVMSQLRTPIVVAITGEGGSGGALGIAVGDRILMLQYAIYSVIPPEGCAAILWHDASRKEEAAAALKLTAPDLLQLGLIDEIVPEPPGGAHLDPDSVMNALREALRNALGSLRGLSTETLCAGRYEKYRRMGKYVGS